Proteins encoded by one window of Lathyrus oleraceus cultivar Zhongwan6 chromosome 1, CAAS_Psat_ZW6_1.0, whole genome shotgun sequence:
- the LOC127075132 gene encoding putative germin-like protein 2-1, with product MANLSFLLSLLALSLSVVFAADPSTLLDFCVTAPISQGSSVCKDPKHVDANDFFFSGLHIAGNTTNPAGSKVTPVFASQLPGLNTLGISLARIDIAPWGVNPPHSHPRATEILTVLEGTLEVGFITSNPENRHFTKVLQKGDVFVFPIGLIHYQRNIGYGNAVAIAALSSQNPGAITIGNAVFGATPEISSGVLSKAFLLDKSTVNYLQTKF from the coding sequence ATGGCTAATCTCTCATTTTTGCTATCACTTTTAGCTCTTTCGCTTTCAGTTGTCTTTGCTGCTGATCCAAGTACTCTACTAGATTTTTGTGTGACAGCTCCAATAAGCCAAGGTAGTTCTGTATGCAAGGATCCTAAACATGTTGATGCAAATGACTTCTTCTTTAGTGGACTTCACATAGCAGGAAATACTACTAATCCTGCTGGGTCTAAAGTAACTCCAGTCTTTGCATCTCAGCTACCAGGATTGAACACACTCGGAATCTCCTTGGCTCGTATCGATATTGCACCATGGGGAGTTAACCCTCCTCATTCACATCCTCGTGCTACCGAAATATTGACCGTTCTTGAAGGTACATTAGAAGTTGGATTCATCACTTCCAACCCGGAAAATCGTCACTTTACAAAAGTTCTACAAAAGGGAGATGTGTTTGTGTTTCCCATAGGACTCATTCACTATCAAAGAAATATTGGATATGGTAATGCTGTTGCCATTGCAGCTCTTAGTAGTCAAAATCCAGGAGCTATCACTATTGGAAATGCAGTGTTTGGGGCTACACCTGAGATATCTAGTGGAGTGCTCTCGAAGGCTTTTCTTTTGGACAAGAGTACCGTCAATTATTTGCAGACGAAGTTTTAG
- the LOC127075123 gene encoding putative germin-like protein 2-1, translated as MAINLSLLLSVLLLSLSLSVVFAADPSTLLDFCVTAPISQGSPVCKDPKHVDANDFFFSGLHTAGNTTNPAGSKVTPVFASQLPGLNTLGISLARIDIAPWGVNPPHSHPRATEILTVLEGTLEVGFITSNPENRHFTKVLQKGDVFVFPIGLIHYQRNIGYGNVVAIAALSSQNPGAITIGNAVFGATPEISNEVLVKAFQMDRTVINYLQSKF; from the coding sequence ATGGCTATTAATCTCTCACTCTTGCTGTCTGTTTTACTTTTATCTCTTTCACTTTCAGTTGTCTTTGCTGCTGATCCTAGCACTCTACTAGATTTTTGTGTGACAGCTCCAATAAGCCAAGGTAGTCCTGTCTGCAAGGATCCTAAACATGTTGATGCAAATGACTTCTTCTTTAGTGGACTTCACACAGCAGGAAATACTACTAATCCTGCTGGGTCTAAAGTAACTCCAGTCTTTGCATCTCAGCTACCAGGATTGAACACACTTGGAATCTCCTTGGCTCGTATCGATATTGCACCATGGGGAGTTAACCCTCCTCATTCACATCCTCGTGCTACCGAAATATTGACCGTTCTTGAAGGTACATTGGAAGTTGGGTTCATCACTTCCAACCCGGAAAATCGTCACTTTACAAAAGTTCTACAAAAGGGAGATGTGTTTGTGTTTCCCATAGGACTCATTCACTATCAAAGAAATATTGGATATGGTAATGTTGTTGCCATTGCAGCTCTTAGTAGTCAAAACCCAGGAGCTATCACTATTGGAAATGCAGTGTTTGGGGCTACACCTGAGATATCTAATGAAGTGCTAGTTAAGGCTTTTCAAATGGACAGGACTGTCATCAACTATTTGCAGTCAAAGTTTTAG